Proteins encoded together in one Penicillium digitatum chromosome 1, complete sequence window:
- a CDS encoding putative glutamic acid-rich protein gives MEVPATGDSMEMASPYQGQVDDFDFDIDLMEDHVSNMDSEMMGADEFTSTSHPNELNNDAIYDADMADEPSEGSMIDADNYADEDNDIDVQFEEEPYEEEMIETDQAEDVNIATPVIHLEPAGSIEDATSTVKGDATVTNVEPLEAAPQGSSGSVELASIQNEAQASGAEGLDTQAQLSTADADDLAKEPSETCISSETSGHYGKSEIGEEANETSHPAVSETEATQVHKEDSETSQIKHSTEDNHTHKAAHPEAQPLSEENHLVADEDTSLQHVAYIDESLHPVKILYQDCEIALFPPLEGDLADTFFIEDEALAYENIGEIFKALRHVLQKTMAGNEVLVIDIDTLGIQMTEDSFHTSQVTLQQILDLYLRLCRNDGTTDPDALYLTLSTKRAFPAEIADLNDAAIEGKKLSELHFELHTWDEYDEVEAGSDEDLGAHGAEEHEDEVFYTAEAEKEQSIAEVQTTPGLEEEQAPNSEQSQVQAEVVSDAQLEILHAQEKDRSASSVRSVEAAPESQSHLVQPENKESDHFDESRHIERDQEHDHGHGDMNEEHYDSEGRQSDSTATVAALPGASDIKVHIHHVPLDVVVDAGTDQDNEHYYGEDLENNDLGAEEYYEHEDIGSVDDSEAFQKDVTASENADVDAQEPADQTSVLDEDDTDELDAPPTDEFVSEILLQDENNHPSHDRRAPPLESGLNGASDKKEQTPEPADDLLGIAVDLTQNPPKDTEDDALDNFEGIDYNDPEEEFDAPLAADDEGADYHEFDENHFGDYDTHFDDSEAVELVGTDPSLSIPRINQSLSAKRSRDDEDDCDPVVSTVDIKRRRSS, from the exons ATGGAAGTCCCGGCTACAGGCGATTCTATGGAGATGGCTTCACCCTATCAAGGGCAGGTTGACGATTTCGACTTCGATATCGACCTCATGGAGGACCATGTCTCGAACATGGACAGTGAAATGATGGGTGCAGATGAATTTACAAGTACCTCCCACCCCAACGAACTCAACAATGACGCGATCTACGATGCCGACATGGCCGATGAACCCTCCGAAGGATCGATGATCGACGCTGACAACTACGCCGATGAAGACAATGATATTGACGTTCAGTTTGAAGAAGAGCCATACGAAGAAGAAATGATTGAGACTGATCAGGCCGAAGACGTCAATATTGCCACTCCTGTCATTCATCTTGAACCTGCAGGCAGCATCGAAGACGCTACCAGCACCGTCAAGGGGGATGCTACAGTCACAAACGTGGAACCCCTCGAGGCAGCACCTCAAGGCTCAAGTGGCTCTGTGGAACTTGCTTCCATTCAAAATGAAGCTCAGGCTTCTGGAGCTGAGGGCCTAGACACGCAGGCCCAGCTAAGCACGGCTGATGCTGATGACCTTGCTAAGGAACCATCTGAAACCTGTATCAGTTCCGAAACCAGCGGTCATTATGGAAAGTCAGAGATTGGTGAAGAGGCTAATGAGACATCACACCCTGCTGTGTCAGAGACTGAAGCAACGCAAGTTCACAAGGAAGACTCGGAGACTAGTCAAATCAAAcattccaccgaagataaCCACACTCATAAAGCTGCGCACCCAGAAGCGCAGCCTTTGTCTGAGGAAAATCACCTGGTTGCAGATGAGGATACATCTCTTCAACACGTCGCATACATCGATGAGTCTCTTCATCCAGTCAAAATTCTGTATCAGGACTGTGAGATCGCTCTGTTCCCTCCCCTTGAGGGAGACTTGGCGGACACCTTCTTTATTGAAGATGAAGCTTTAGCTTACGAGAACATTGGTGAAATCTTCAAGGCGCTGCGCCATGTGCTTCAAAAAACAATGGCAGGCAATGAGGTCCTGGTCATCGATATTGACACCCTCGGTATCCAAATGACGGAG GACTCATTCCATACGTCTCAGGTTACGTTGCAACAGATCCTAGATCTTTATCTTAGACTTTGTCGAAATGATGGTACCACCGATCCCGATGCACTCTATCTTACGCTGAGCACTAAGCGTGCGTTCCCCGCCGAGATCGCAGATCTCAATGACGCTGCAATTGAAGGCAAGAAACTTTCCGAGCTTCATTTTGAGCTTCATACATGGGATGAATACGATGAAGTCGAAGCAGGTTCCGATGAGGACCTTGGCGCCCATGGGGCTGAGGAGCACGAAGACGAAGTCTTCTACACCGCCGAGGCCGAAAAAGAGCAGTCAATCGCGGAAGTGCAAACGACTCCAGGActcgaagaagagcaagcgCCAAATAGCGAACAGTCTCAGGTCCAGGCTGAAGTTGTCTCTGACGCTCAACTAGAGATCTTGCATGCGCAGGAGAAGGATAGATCTGCCTCTAGTGTGCGAAGTGTTGAAGCTGCACCTGAGTCTCAATCTCATCTAGTCCAGCCTGAGAACAAAGAGTCAGATCACTTCGATGAATCTCGCCATATTGAAAGAGATCAAGAACACGATCATGGCCATGGCGATATGAACGAAGAGCACTATGATTCCGAAGGCCGACAAAGCGATTCTACTGCCACGGTCGCTGCACTGCCTGGCGCAAGCGATATCAAAGTGCATATCCATCATGTCCCTCTGGACGTTGTTGTGGACGCCGGTACAGACCAAGACAACGAGCACTACTACGGAGAGGACCTTGAGAATAATGATCTGGGAGCCGAGGAATACTATGAGCACGAGGACATTGGCTCGGTCGATGACTCAGAGGCTTTCCAAAAAGATGTCACTGCCAGTGAAAATGCTGATGTTGATGCTCAAGAACCAGCTGATCAGACGTCTGtccttgatgaagacgaCACAGATGAGTTAGATGCCCCGCCGACAGACGAATTTGTCTCGGAAATTCTTCTACAGGATGAGAACAACCACCCTTCCCATGACCGGCGGGCACCGCCGCTTGAAAGCGGCTTGAATGGCGCCTCTGACAAGAAGGAACAAACACCAGAGCCTGCAGATGATTTACTTGGAATCGCTGTAGACCTGACGCAGAATCCCCCGAAAGACACAGAGGACGATGCCCTTGATAATTTCGAGGGTATAGACTACAATGATCCTGAGGAAGAATTCGATGCCCCCCTTGCTGCCGATGATGAGGGCGCTGATTACCATGAGTTTGACGAGAACCATTTTGGCGACTATGACACCCATTTTGACGATTCGGAGGCTGTAGAGCTGGTTGGAACAGACCCTTCCTTGTCAATCCCCCGAATCAACCAGAGCTTGTCCGCCAAACGGTCTCgcgatgatgaagacgacTGCGACCCGGTGGTTTCCACAGTTGACATCAAACGTCGCCGCTCTTCGTAA
- a CDS encoding Magnesium transporter NIPA3 has translation MLPDKYVGLILAIVSTMAIGTSFVITKKGLMHASERHGFEGEGFSYLKSPVWWSGIVTLALGEVANFAAYAFAPAILVTPLGALSVLIGAVLSSYFLNEILGVLGKLGCAMCLLGSVVIVLHAPPDKQVETVDEILGYAVQPGFLSYCVAVAVFSTLMIYRVAPIYGKKNPLVYISICSTVGSVSVMSVKAFGIALKLTIGGNNQFVHASTYVFAIVTGFCILTQMNYFNKALNSFSTSIVNPLYYVTFTTATLCASFILFKGFNTTDAVNTISLLCGFLTIFTGVYLLNLSRHDPDGHSMVNLKFDEDGVPTDGITSFQTRRSMQSRRSSSSAYFNGNSDREGLIQAFDAENGISMHTLTETSDGEPGPTFPRTNTQTAVHTKRNSQL, from the exons ATGCTTCCAGATAA ATACGTCGGGCTTATTTTAGCCATTGTATCCACCATGGCTATCGGTACGAGTTTTGTTATCACCAAAAAG GGCTTGATGCATGCCTCCGAACGACATGGGTTTGAGGGTGAAGGATTCTCATATCTGAAGAGTCCTGTGTGGTGGAGTGGTATAGTGACAC TGGCCCTTGGTGAAGTCGCCAACTTTGCCGCATATGCCTTTGCGCCTGCAATTCTGGTCACGCCCCTTGGTGCGCTGAGTGTTCTGATCGG TGCGGTCCTGAGCTCGTACTTCCTCAACGAGATACTTGGTGTATTAGGAAAATTGGGCTGTGCGATGTGCTTGCTGGGATCAGTTGTCATTGTTCTCCATGCGCCTCCAGACAAGCAGGTGGAGACAGTCGATGAGATTCTTGGATATGCGGTTCAGCCAG GTTTCCTTTCTTACTGTGTCGCAGTTGCGGTTTTCTCGACTCTGATGATCTACCGGGTTGCGCCCATCTATGGCAAAAAGAACCCTCTCGTTTACATCTCGATTTGCTCCACTGTTGGGTCGGTTTCTGTCATGTCCGTCAAGGCCTTTGGGATTGCATTGAAATTGACCATTGGTGGCAACAATCAATTTGTCCACGCATCCACCTATGTCTTTGCTATTGTAACTGGTTTTTGCATTCTGACGCAGATGAACTACTTCAACAAGGCATTGAACTCTTTTTCGACTTCGAT CGTGAACCCACTTTACTATGTCACCTTCACGACCGCGACCCTCTGTGCCTCCTTCATCCTTTTCAAGGGATTCAACACCACCGACGCCGTCAATACCATATCCCTACTTTGTGGATTCcttaccatcttcaccgggGTGTACCTCTTGAACCTCTCACGGCATGACCCTGATGGACACTCGATGGTGAATTTAAAATTTGACGAGGATGGAGTGCCAACAGACGGTATAACGAGCTTCCAGACTCGTCGCTCAATGCAGTCCCGTCGAAGTTCTTCGAGCGCATATTTCAATGGAAACAGCGACCGTGAAGGCCTCATCCAAGCTTTCGATGCGGAGAATGGGATCAGCATGCACACCTTGACCGAAACAAGTGATGGGGAGCCAGGTCCGACTTTCCCGCGGACCAACACACAGACTGCAGTGCACACCAAGCGAAACAGTCAGCTCTGA
- a CDS encoding Inositol phosphatase yields the protein MPALLHKLAIVATVDGLILHAQASGPRNTASSNNESSSLRINYKADKITSLPAGASEPLDGKDALEAYGLIGLLSVASYTFLVSITQRQQVAQIQGRPIYAVTNVAIIPISSQADASRAIRKAKKESSQEEVTIETFSDEDDLPDNETDRAEAEVEIGSLPASPTCGTSHACCTSVGSISEDVIAKKFRFGRFAANWVSRNNLGLPRPGALEQDVPESPFDEASSLSGDASEAKHEAVDEALSEEAGVQSEPDRPKSGQAVELLPKLLRYTKLLFASRNFFFAYDYDLTRSLHMQEARKDQLPFHKVVDPLYFWNRHLMNKFIDHGAHGFVLPLIQGFVGQREFTIAGTERKQPSKDSVKIEEGRILGEKHVAGASETNVSKRDYLLTLISRRSVKRPGLRYLRRGVDDEGNTANTVETEQILSFPEWTPSHPAYSYLQVRGSIPLYFSQSPYALKPVPVLHHSADTNLLAFSRHFREFSRRYGNIQAVSLIDKLAGELKLGEQYERYTESFNAAGGIDGKPLQLEWFEFHRECRGMKFENVSRLVDRLKDTLNDFCYTIVADNDILQTQKGIVRTNCMDCLDRTGVAQCAFGQWALERQLENEGIDIDIGGDSSTQWFNTLWADNGDAISKQYSSTAALKGDYTRTRKRDYRGALNDLGLTLSRYYNNIVNDFFSQACIDYLLGNVSTHVFDEFAIQLQTTDPGISVQKLRQNAIDTSCKIVISSPFEEFLGGWTMLTPRQPNTLRTLPFEESVLLLTDAAVYSCRFDWETDKVLSFERIDLRSIQRIHYGTYITSILTDIQANEAANVGLVIVYRDGDTNTLRVNTRSLQSGVDLSTLETTASSNSEWDLVSWLRGSKPATTRFIAFKGLPLSNPVASPRLGPSAGTVQEMDRVRSVCLDIERAMLAGQGRNLEAVSVVEQSDIISLADAKKRTGWLEYLVYDLKKMVWA from the exons ATGCCCGCTTTATTGCACAAATTGGCGATTGTCGCCACAGTCGACGGTCTGATCTTACATGCTCAGGCCAGCGGACCACGGAATACCGCTAGCAGCAACAATGAGTCCTCATCCCTCCGCATCAACTACAAGGCGGACAAAATCACCTCCTTGCCTGCTGGCGCCTCGGAGCCCCTCGACGGAAAGGACGCCCTTGAGGCCTACGGTCTCATAG GTCTCTTGTCTGTCGCTTCTTACACATTTCTTGTTTCCATCACACAGCGTCAACAAGTAGCGCAGATCCAAGGCCGCCCGATCTACGCTGTAACCAACGTCGCGATTATTCCGATCTCATCCCAAGCAGATGCTTCCCGCGCCATCAGAAAAGCCAAGAAAGAATCATCACAAGAGGAAGTCACCATTGAAACTTTCTCCGACGAAGATGATCTCCCCGATAACGAGACCGACAGAGCCGAGGCGGAGGTGGAGATCGGCAGCCTGCCCGCATCACCTACTTGCGGTACATCCCATGCCTGCTGCACCAGCGTCGGCAGTATTTCAGAAGACGTGATTGCGAAAAAATTTCGCTTCGGCAGATTTGCAGCCAATTGGGTATCGCGCAACAACTTGGGCTTGCCCAGACCTGGAGCTCTAGAGCAGGATGTGCCAGAGTCTCCGTTCGACGAAGcttccagtctttcaggcGATGCCAGTGAGGCAAAACATGAAGCTGTGGATGAAGCTCTTTCTGAAGAGGCCGGGGTCCAGAGCGAGCCTGATCGGCCCAAATCTGGCCAGGCTGTGGAGTTGCTGCCAAAATTGCTTCGCTACACGAAACTCTTATTTGCGTCGCGCAATTTTTTCTTTGCATATGATTATGATCTCACACGCTCTTTACATATGCAGGAAGCTCGGAAAGATCAGCTGCCCTTCCACAAAGTTGTGGATCCATTG TATTTTTGGAATAGGCATCTGATGAATAAATTTATTGATCACGGGGCTCATGGCTTTGTTCTGCCGTTGATTCAAGGCTTTGTCGGCCAACGTGAGTTCACAATCGCTGGTACTGAGAGGAAACAACCTTCGAAGGACTCTGTGAAAATCGAGGAAGGCCGAATCCTCGGTGAAAAACACGTTGCTGGAGCTTCTGAGACTAATGTCAGCAAACGAGATTATCTTTTGACTCTCATTTCTCGACGTTCTGTCAAGCGACCAGGTCTTCGTTACCTGCGCCGTGGTGTCGATGATGAGGGCAACACAGCCAACACAGTTGAAACCGAGCAGATTCTTTCGTTTCCGGAGTGGACTCCATCTCACCCTGCCTACTCATATTTGCAAGTCCGAGGCTCCATTCCTCTGTATTTCTCGCAGTCCCCATATGCGTTGAAGCCAGTTCCAGTGCTCCATCACTCAGCGGACACGAATCTCCTTGCCTTCAGTAGACATTTCCGAGAGTTCAGTCGACGGTATGGAAATATCCAGGCGGTCTCTCTTATTGACAAGCTAGCTGGGGAATTGAAGCTAGGAGAGCAATATGAGCGATATACCGAATCATTTAATGCTGCCGGTGGGATCGATGGTAAGCCGTTGCAACTTGAATGGTTTGAATTCCACCGCGAGTGCCGGGGCATGAAGTTTGAAAACGTTTCGCGCCTAGTTGACCGACTAAAGGACACATTAAATGACTTCTGCTACACCATCGTCGCAGACAACGATATCCTACAGACCCAAAAGGGCATCGTCAGAACCAATTGCATGGACTGTCTCGATCGCACTGGTGTTGCCCAGTGTGCATTCGGCCAATGGGCTCTCGAGCGTCAACTGGAAAATGAAGGTATTGACATTGATATCGGCGGTGACTCTTCCACCCAATGGTTCAATACGCTATGGGCAGACAACGGAGATGCCATCTCCAAGCAATATTCATCAACCGCAGCCCTGAAGGGGGACTACACCCGTACACGCAAACGAGACTATAGAGGCGCCCTCAACGACTTGGGACTGACACTCTCCCGCTATTACAACAATATCGTAAATGACTTCTTCTCTCAAGCCTGTATCGACTATCTGCTAGGCAACGTCTCCACTCACGTCTTCGACGAGTTCGCCATCCAACTGCAGACTACCGATCCAGGAATCTCAGTTCAAAAGCTCCGCCAGAACGCCATTGACACAAGCTGCAAGATCGTTATCAGTAGCCCCTTTGAAGAGTTCCTAGGCGGCTGGACCATGCTAACACCCCGCCAACCCAACACCCTTCGCACTCTACCCTTTGAAGAATCAGTACTTCTCCTAACAGACGCCGCAGTCTACAGCTGTCGCTTCGACTGGGAGACTGACAAAGTTCTGTCCTTTGAGCGCATCGACCTCCGGTCCATCCAGCGCATCCACTACGGTACATATATCACATCCATATTGACAGATATCCAAGCCAACGAAGCGGCCAACGTTGGACTCGTCATAGTCTACCGCGACGGCGACACAAACACCCTCCGTGTGAATACCCGATCCCTGCAGAGTGGTGTCGATCTCAGCACGCTTGAGACTACTGCCAGCTCCAACAGCGAATGGGATCTCGTTTCCTGGCTACGGGGTAGCAAGCCTGCGACGACGCGGTTCATCGCATTCAAGGGCCTGCCGCTATCGAACCCGGTGGCTAGTCCGCGGCTAGGGCCCAGCGCTGGGACTGTCCAGGAGATGGATCGGGTTCGTTCGGTCTGCTTGGATATAGAGCGGGCGATGCTTGCGGGTCAGGGTCGGAATCTTGAGGCGGTCTCTGTGGTTGAACAGTCTGATATCATCTCGTTGGCGGATGCCAAGAAGAGGACTGGGTGGTTGGAATATCTGGTTTATGATCTTAAGAAGATGGTTTGGGCGTGA